One stretch of Effusibacillus pohliae DSM 22757 DNA includes these proteins:
- the kamD gene encoding lysine 5,6-aminomutase subunit alpha, whose product MSKLHLDSNMIDRARRAASAIADDVVRFIERRTTVAVERTVLRLFGLDGVDADGVPLPNVVVDHVKEQGRLPEGVARPLANALLQTGWSVQEVGEAVASGSLNLFETEQAPEAKIREKAAELAHAALRRIRENRRRREQLIEKYGDRPQPYLYVIVASGNIYEDVVQARAAARQGADIIAVIRSTGQSLLDYVPYGPTTEGFGGTYATQANFQIMRQALDEVGEELGRYIRLCNYCSGLCMPEIAAMGALERLDVMLNDALYGILFRDINMQRTLVDQNFSRMINAYAGVIINTGEDNYLTTADAVEAAHTVLASQFINEQLAFRAGMPEEQMGLGHAFEMNPDLEDGFLLELAQAQMAREIFPRAPLKYMPPTKHMTGNIFRGHVQDALFNMVGIMTGQGIQLLGMMTEAIHTPLIHERHLSIEAAKYIFTNARHLQDEIEFKKDGIIARRAQQVLAEATGLLEEIRSIGLFAALAKGVFADVKRTPTGGKGLEGVFERADSYYNPIEELLRQELHLAKEESA is encoded by the coding sequence ATGAGCAAATTGCATCTCGATTCGAACATGATCGATCGCGCGCGCCGCGCCGCGTCCGCGATTGCGGACGACGTGGTGCGGTTTATCGAGCGGCGCACGACGGTTGCGGTGGAGCGGACCGTGCTCCGGCTGTTCGGACTGGACGGCGTTGATGCGGACGGGGTGCCGCTGCCGAATGTGGTGGTCGATCATGTGAAAGAACAAGGCCGGCTGCCGGAAGGGGTGGCCCGTCCGCTGGCCAATGCGCTGCTGCAAACGGGCTGGAGCGTGCAGGAAGTGGGGGAAGCGGTCGCCAGCGGCAGCTTGAACCTGTTTGAGACAGAGCAGGCTCCGGAAGCGAAGATTCGGGAAAAAGCGGCCGAACTGGCGCATGCCGCTTTGCGGCGGATTCGCGAAAACCGCCGCCGGCGCGAGCAGCTGATCGAAAAATACGGCGATCGCCCGCAGCCGTACCTGTACGTGATCGTGGCAAGCGGCAACATCTATGAGGACGTGGTGCAGGCGCGGGCAGCCGCCCGGCAGGGGGCGGATATCATCGCTGTCATCCGCTCGACGGGACAGTCGCTGCTGGACTATGTTCCGTACGGTCCGACGACGGAAGGATTTGGGGGAACGTATGCCACCCAGGCCAATTTTCAGATTATGCGCCAGGCATTGGATGAGGTCGGCGAGGAACTGGGGAGGTACATCCGGCTTTGCAACTATTGTTCCGGGCTGTGCATGCCGGAGATCGCCGCGATGGGAGCGCTCGAGCGGCTGGACGTGATGCTGAATGACGCTTTGTACGGCATTTTGTTCCGTGACATCAACATGCAGCGGACGCTGGTCGACCAGAATTTTTCGCGGATGATCAACGCGTATGCGGGCGTGATCATCAACACCGGGGAGGATAACTATCTGACGACGGCTGATGCCGTAGAGGCGGCCCATACGGTGCTGGCTTCCCAGTTTATCAACGAACAGCTTGCGTTTCGGGCGGGGATGCCGGAAGAACAGATGGGGCTTGGCCACGCGTTCGAGATGAACCCCGATCTTGAGGACGGGTTTCTGCTAGAACTGGCGCAGGCGCAGATGGCGCGGGAGATTTTTCCGCGGGCGCCGCTGAAGTATATGCCGCCAACCAAGCATATGACAGGCAATATTTTCCGCGGCCACGTACAGGATGCACTGTTTAACATGGTCGGCATCATGACTGGCCAGGGCATTCAACTGTTGGGCATGATGACCGAGGCGATTCATACGCCGCTGATCCACGAGCGACACCTGTCGATCGAAGCGGCCAAGTATATTTTTACCAATGCGCGCCATCTGCAGGATGAGATCGAGTTCAAAAAAGACGGGATCATCGCCCGGCGGGCGCAACAGGTGCTGGCGGAAGCAACCGGACTGCTGGAGGAAATTCGATCGATCGGGCTGTTTGCCGCGCTGGCGAAAGGCGTGTTTGCCGATGTGAAGCGGACCCCGACCGGCGGTAAGGGGCTGGAGGGTGTTTTCGAGCGGGCGGACAGCTACTACAACCCGATCGAGGAACTGCTGCGGCAGGAATTGCACCTGGCGAAGGAGGAGTCTGCATGA